Proteins encoded within one genomic window of Mycolicibacterium monacense:
- the nrdE gene encoding class 1b ribonucleoside-diphosphate reductase subunit alpha, protein MPPTVTAAEPVTTGAHALPGETDYHALNAMLNLYDKDGKIQFDKDVLAAREYFLQHVNQNTVFFHNQDEKLDYLIQKDYYEREVLDQYSRNFVKTLLDRAYAKKFRFPTFLGAFKYYTSYTLKTFDGKRYLERFEDRVVMVALTLAAGDTTLAEKLVDEIIDGRFQPATPTFLNSGKKQRGEPVSCFLLRIEDNMESIGRSINSALQLSKRGGGVALLLSNIREHGAPIKNIENQSSGVIPIMKLLEDSFSYANQLGARQGAGAVYLHAHHPDIYRFLDTKRENADEKIRIKTLSLGVVIPDITFELAKKNEDMYLFSPYDVERVYGVPFADISVTEKYYEMVDDSRIRKTKIKAREFFQTLAELQFESGYPYIMYEDTVNRSNPIEGKITHSNLCSEILQVSTPSEFNDDLSYAKVGKDISCNLGSLNIAKAMDSPDFAQTIEVAIRALTAVSDQTHITSVPSIEQGNNDSHAIGLGQMNLHGYLARERIFYGSDEGVDFTNIYFYTVLYHALRASNRIAIERGTHFKGFERSKYASGEFFDKYTEQPWEPKTERVRQLFADAGIRIPNQDDWRRLKESVQQHGIYNQNLQAVPPTGSISYINHSTSSIHPVASKIEIRKEGKIGRVYYPAPYLTNDNLEYYQDAYEIGYEKIIDTYAAATQHVDQGLSLTLFFKDTATTRDVNKAQIYAWRKGIKTLYYIRLRQMALEGTEVEGCVSCML, encoded by the coding sequence GTGCCACCCACCGTCACAGCTGCAGAGCCTGTAACCACCGGCGCGCACGCGCTTCCCGGGGAGACCGACTACCACGCGTTGAACGCGATGCTGAATCTGTACGACAAAGACGGAAAGATTCAGTTCGACAAGGACGTCCTCGCCGCTCGCGAGTACTTCCTGCAGCACGTCAACCAGAACACGGTCTTCTTCCACAATCAGGACGAGAAACTCGACTACCTGATCCAGAAGGATTACTACGAGCGCGAGGTGCTCGACCAGTACTCGCGCAACTTCGTCAAGACGCTGCTCGACCGCGCGTACGCCAAGAAGTTCCGCTTCCCGACCTTCCTCGGGGCGTTCAAGTACTACACCTCCTACACGCTCAAGACGTTCGACGGGAAGCGTTACCTCGAACGCTTCGAGGACCGCGTCGTGATGGTGGCGCTGACGCTGGCCGCCGGTGACACCACACTGGCAGAGAAGCTCGTCGACGAGATCATCGACGGGCGTTTCCAGCCGGCCACCCCGACGTTCCTCAACTCCGGCAAGAAGCAGCGCGGTGAACCGGTCAGCTGCTTCCTGCTTCGCATCGAGGACAACATGGAGTCCATCGGCCGCTCCATCAACTCGGCGCTGCAGCTGTCGAAGCGCGGCGGCGGAGTTGCGTTGCTGCTCAGCAACATCCGTGAACACGGCGCCCCGATCAAGAACATCGAGAACCAGTCCTCGGGCGTGATCCCGATCATGAAGCTGCTCGAGGACTCGTTCTCCTATGCCAACCAGCTGGGCGCGCGGCAGGGCGCCGGTGCGGTGTACCTGCACGCGCACCACCCGGACATCTACCGGTTCCTCGACACCAAGCGTGAGAACGCCGACGAGAAGATCCGCATCAAGACGCTGAGCCTCGGTGTGGTGATCCCCGACATCACCTTCGAGCTGGCGAAGAAGAACGAGGACATGTACCTGTTCTCGCCGTACGACGTCGAACGGGTCTACGGCGTGCCGTTCGCCGACATCTCGGTGACCGAGAAGTACTACGAGATGGTCGACGACAGCCGGATCCGCAAGACGAAGATCAAGGCGCGCGAGTTCTTCCAGACCCTCGCCGAGCTGCAGTTCGAGTCGGGTTACCCGTACATCATGTACGAGGACACCGTGAACCGGTCGAACCCGATCGAGGGCAAGATCACCCACTCCAACCTGTGCTCGGAGATCCTGCAGGTCTCCACGCCGTCGGAGTTCAACGACGATCTGTCCTATGCGAAGGTCGGCAAGGACATCTCGTGCAACCTGGGGTCGCTGAACATCGCCAAGGCGATGGACTCGCCGGACTTCGCGCAGACCATCGAGGTGGCGATCCGCGCGCTGACCGCGGTGAGCGATCAGACGCACATCACCTCCGTGCCGTCGATCGAGCAGGGCAACAACGACTCCCACGCGATCGGTCTCGGGCAGATGAACCTGCACGGGTACCTGGCCCGAGAGCGGATCTTCTACGGCTCCGACGAGGGTGTGGACTTCACCAACATCTACTTCTACACCGTGCTCTACCACGCGTTGCGGGCGTCGAATCGTATTGCGATCGAACGCGGTACGCACTTCAAGGGGTTCGAGCGCTCGAAGTACGCCTCGGGTGAGTTCTTCGACAAGTACACCGAGCAGCCCTGGGAGCCCAAGACCGAACGGGTCCGTCAGCTGTTCGCCGATGCGGGCATCCGCATCCCGAACCAGGACGACTGGCGGCGGTTGAAGGAGTCGGTGCAGCAGCACGGCATCTACAACCAGAATCTGCAGGCCGTACCGCCGACGGGGTCGATCTCCTACATCAACCACTCGACCAGCTCGATCCACCCGGTGGCGAGCAAGATCGAGATCCGCAAGGAAGGCAAGATCGGTCGCGTCTACTACCCGGCGCCGTACCTGACCAACGACAACCTGGAGTACTACCAGGACGCGTACGAGATCGGGTACGAGAAGATCATCGACACCTACGCCGCGGCGACCCAGCACGTCGACCAGGGGTTGAGCCTGAC
- the nrdI gene encoding class Ib ribonucleoside-diphosphate reductase assembly flavoprotein NrdI, which yields MGNIVYFSSVSENTHRFVEKLELPATRIPILGRIQDPDFVREPYVLVLPTYGGGHANGPDPDAGGYVPKQVIAFLNNEHNRSLIRGVIAAGNTNFGAEFGYAGDVVSRKCGVPYLYRFELMGTTDDVLAVRAGLENFWKEQTCHPPSQLQSL from the coding sequence ATGGGCAACATCGTGTACTTCTCCAGCGTCTCGGAGAACACCCACCGCTTCGTCGAGAAGCTGGAGCTGCCCGCCACCCGGATCCCGATTCTCGGACGTATCCAGGACCCCGACTTTGTTCGCGAGCCCTACGTGCTCGTGCTGCCCACCTACGGCGGCGGCCACGCCAACGGGCCCGACCCCGATGCCGGGGGATACGTCCCCAAACAGGTCATCGCATTCCTCAACAACGAGCACAACCGGTCGTTGATCCGCGGCGTCATCGCCGCGGGCAACACCAACTTCGGCGCCGAATTCGGCTACGCGGGTGACGTGGTGTCCCGCAAATGCGGCGTCCCGTATCTGTATCGCTTCGAACTGATGGGGACGACCGACGACGTCCTCGCGGTCCGCGCCGGCCTTGAAAACTTCTGGAAGGAACAGACGTGCCACCCACCGTCACAGCTGCAGAGCCTGTAA
- a CDS encoding redoxin NrdH, with product MSQPLITVYTKPACVQCNATYKALDKQGIDYEVVDISLDSEARDYVMALGYLQAPVVVAGNDHWSGFRPDRIKALSGAVAATA from the coding sequence ATGTCGCAGCCCTTGATCACCGTGTACACCAAGCCCGCATGCGTGCAGTGCAACGCCACCTACAAGGCGCTGGACAAGCAGGGCATCGACTACGAGGTCGTGGACATCTCGCTCGACAGCGAGGCGCGCGACTACGTGATGGCGCTGGGTTACCTGCAGGCTCCCGTGGTGGTGGCCGGCAACGACCACTGGTCGGGCTTCCGTCCGGACCGGATCAAGGCCCTCTCCGGCGCGGTGGCCGCCACCGCCTGA